Proteins encoded in a region of the Strix uralensis isolate ZFMK-TIS-50842 chromosome Z, bStrUra1, whole genome shotgun sequence genome:
- the LOC141938275 gene encoding uncharacterized protein LOC141938275, which produces MTLLINETGNPLNEVIEKVQQLRDLGEWGPRGSAGNRDIRGSSKSSENRIYRKEMFTALLKDGMSREKIDGILTPEMWKIYKQRGLNKPGKKVQYSQAKKAGTTQPMAPPLHPQRDIPSAHGGPPVSGSSVPGAKEDWAPFSDLYPLQEAREDRRPHVELKIFWNNRSPQTVIALIDTGVEASLIFGNPKKYRGQPVVITGLGGKQIEAVQTKIEMKIGNLPKRLYPVMIVPIPEYIIGIDILKGLTLNLSDGQYQFGVRSYISARPVTVGKVKIPPVQIPAVTKLVTAKQYRIPGGHEEISQTIKDLLDVGVLKPTTTAWNNPIWPVKKSDGSWRMTVDFRELNKHTPPLTAAVPDTVTLIERVQKHPGTWYAVIDLANAFFTIPIAEEHWDQFAFTWQGRQYTFTRLPQGWLHSPTICHRIIAEHLDEIQLPPHTQLSHYIDDILIQGNNEEEVQQVLELIVDHMKQKGWEINPEKIQGPSQTVKFLGIQWHCGHREILPKARQKILDFAVPQNKKEAQRFIGLFGFWRQHIPHLGQILTPLYKVTRKKYEFEWGDEQQAAFELAKEAIQKALDLWPLQEGEVELNVSVNKSHANWSLWQKQGKKKVPLGFGGRKLPEAGNNYTPFEKQLLACYWALVETEQLTIGHEVALCPEIPIMQWVKSSPKTHRIGHAQESSIIKWKWYIQDRAKIGVGGIATLHERVATIPTEDQEINPDFTAEQESPVQWGKALDQLEPSAKEHAWFTDGSAKYIGGKRFWKAVAYHPHSEKFLETTGEGKSSQYAELYAVYMALRQEDLGECHLYTDSWSVANGLTTWLPTWVAKDWKIYSKEVWGKELWKDIWEIIQRTKVTVFHVDAHSNTDTLERLYNSVTDNRAKISQTGLEFPQKEDHEGLVKWAHQKCGHSEKKPLIGGLKIVA; this is translated from the exons atgaccCTCCTCATTAATGAAACGGGGAACCCCCTcaatgaagtaattgaaaaggtGCAACAATTGCGTGACCTTGGAGaatggggcccccgagggagtgcagggaatcgggACATTCGAGGCAGCTCCaagagcagtgaaaacaggatttatcgtaaggaaatgtttactgcTTTACTAAAAGATGGTATGTCCCGTGAAAAAATAGATGGAATTTTGActccagaaatgtggaaaatatataaacagagaggGTTGAATAAACCCGGCAAAAAGGTGCAATATTCACAGGCAAAAAAggcagggacaactcagcctatgGCGCCACCTCTTCACCCTCAACGGGACATTCCATCTGCTcacggagggccccccgtgaGTGGATCATCGGTTCCGGGGGCAAAAGAGGATTGGGCACCGttctctgacttgtaccctttacaggaggcaagggag GACCGACGGCCCCATGTGGAGCTTAAAATTTTCTGGAACAACCGATCCCCACAAACTGTAATTGCTTTAATTGACACTGGAGTGGAGGCCTCTTTAATTTTTGGAAACCCAAAGAAGTATAGGGGACAACCTGTAGTTATTACTGggttgggaggaaaacaaattgaagcagtgcaaacaaaaatagaaatgaaaatagggaACCTCCCAAAGCGATTATACCCGGTAATGATTGTTCCTATTCCTGAATATATAATTGgtatagacattttaaaaggtcTGACTTTAAATCTCTCTGatggtcagtatcaatttggagtcaGATCCTACATTAGTGCCAGACCTGTTACAGTTGGCAAAGTAAAAATACCTCCTGTGCAGATCCCTGCTGTAACTAAGTTGGTTACGGCGAAGCAGTATAGAATTccaggaggacatgaagagatatcacagacaattaaagatttattagatgtaggaGTTTTAAAACCAACCACCACTGCTTGGAACAATCCGatatggcctgtcaagaaaagtgatggatcctggaGAATGACGGTGGATTTTAGAGAGTTAAATAAACACACTCCACCGctcacagcagctgtgccagacactgtcactttaatagaaaggGTGCAGAAgcatccaggaacttggtatgcTGTAATAGATTTAGCTAATgcattttttactatcccaattgcagaagagcactgggaccagtttgctttcacgtggcaGGGCCGGCAATACACTTTTACCAGATTACCACAAGGGTGGTtgcacagccccactatctgCCATAGAATTATAGCTGAACACTTAGacgaaatacagctgcctcctcacacacagcTAAGTCATTacatagatgatattttgattcaaggaaataatGAGGAGGAagtacaacaagttcttgaattaatagtagatcatatgaaacaaaaGGGGTGGGAAATTAACCCTgaaaaaatccaaggaccgtctcagacagtgaagtttctgggaattcagtggcattgcgggcatcgAGAAATACTGCCTAAAGCCCGACAAAAGATTTTGGATTTTGCtgtaccacaaaataaaaaagaagctcaaAGATTTATTGGGTTATTCGGTTTCTGGAGGCAACACATTCCCCACTTAGGACAAATTTTAACCCCCTTGTAtaaggtgacaaggaaaaaatatgaatttgaatgggGTGAtgaacagcaagctgcttttgagtTAGCTAAAGAAGCCATTCAAAAGGCATTAGATTTATGGCCcctgcaggaaggggaggtaGAATTGAATGTGTCAGTAAACAAATCCCATGCTAACTGGAGTCTGtggcagaaacagggaaagaaaaaagttcctttaGGATTTGGGGGCAGGAAGCTGCCAGAGGCAGGAAACAATTATACTCCTTTTGAGAAACAATTATTAGCATGTTATTGGGCATTAGTTGAAACGGAACAGCTCACAATAGGCCATGAAGTGGCTCTCTGTCCTGAGATTCCTATCATGCAATGGGTTAAAAGTTCTCCAAAAACTCATCGAATTGGGCATGCTCAGGAATCAAGCATTATAAAGTGGAAATGGTATATTCAAGATAGAGCAAAGATAGGAGTGGGTGGAATAGCCACCCTCCATGAGCGAGTGGCTACTATTCCCACAGAGGATCAGGAAATAAACCCTGATTTTACAGCTGAACAGGAATCCCCAGTACAGTGGGGAAAGGCTTTGGACCAGTTAGAACCCTCTGCAAAGGAACATGCCTGGTTTACTGATGGATCAGCAAAGTACATAGGAgggaaaaggttttggaaagcagtAGCCTATCATCCTCATTCAGAAAAATTTTTAGAAactacaggagaaggaaaaagcagtcagTATGCTGAATTGTATGCAGTGTATATGGCTTTGAGACAAGAAGACCTAGGTGAATGTCATCTATATACTGACTCTTGGTCAGTAGCTAATGGATTAACAACTTGGCTGCCGACATGGGTagcaaaggactggaaaatatattccaaagaaGTCTGGGGAAAAGAACTGTGGAAAGATATTTGGGAAATAATACAGAGAACTAAAGTTACTGTGTTTCACGTAGATGCTCATAGTAACACTGACACTCTAGAAAGACTTTATAACTCTGTTACAGATAACCGGGCAAAGATTTCCCAAACTGGATTGGAGTTCCCTCAGAAGGAGGATCATGAAGGCTTGGTGAAATGGGCACACCAAAAGTGTGGGCACTCAGAGAAAAAGCCACTTATAGGTGGGCTCAAGATCGTGGCATAG